The following coding sequences are from one Musa acuminata AAA Group cultivar baxijiao chromosome BXJ1-6, Cavendish_Baxijiao_AAA, whole genome shotgun sequence window:
- the LOC103988820 gene encoding ARF guanine-nucleotide exchange factor GNOM gives MGHHRLQNSAIDRNQEESIDAVVDPGGHRNAAAAAVDLACVICSEVSAVLAVMRRNVRWGRRSASADEDDVIEHLLIRSLKSLRRQVFSWGDARRPWSSIEPSAYLRPFLDVVCSDETSAPITGVALSSVYKILTLDVLDPGAGTGLDTAMHLIVESVTSCRFEVTDPASEEAVLMKILQVLLAIMRSRASAVLSNQHVCTIVNTCFRVVHQAGTKGELLQRFARQTMHELIRCIFSHLPNVKDGGRPPSVKPELGAVDKDQAFGIKQVENGNGSVGPGMTSMADNNMPSPEAPIGAEIMVEPYGIPCMLEIFHFLCSLLNVADQIGISPAPNQIALDEDVPLFALGMINSVIELGGASICRHPKLLSLIQDELFRNLMQLGLSVSPLILSMVCSIVLNLYRHLRTELKLQLEAFFSCVILRVTQSRYGASYHQQEVAMEALVDFCRQTTFMAEMYANFDCDISCSNVFEELANLLSKSAFPVNCPLSSTHVLALDGLIAVIQGMADRIENAPPPSEQTPQELEEYTSFWTMKCEDYSDPDQWVKFVHRMKNIKRKLMIVADHFNRDPKKGLEFLQGTHLLPENLDPNSVACFLRYTTGLDKNLVGDFLGNHDEFCVQVLHEFARTFDFKDMNMDTALRLFLDTFRLPGESQKIQRVLEAFSERYFEQSPQILVDKDAALILAYSLIMLNTDQHNVQVKKKMTEEDFIRNNRRINGGNDLPREFLSDLYHSICRNEIRTAPEQGFGFLEMYPSRWVDLMLKSKTASPYTVCDSRPFLDREMFSVMSGPMIAAISVVFDYAEHEEIFLTCVDGFLAVAKISAHHHLEEVLDDSVVSLCRFTTLLDSSFIEEPVTIFVDDTKARLALETVFSITNTYGDCIRTGWRNILDCILRLHKLGLLPAPVASDADDDSESSPDSIHGKPVPSPLSTSHVQIMGTRKSSGLIGRFSQLLYFDTEEPSLEPNEQQLAAHQRTLQIIQECHIDSIFTESKFLHADSLMQITRALIAAGHPQKITSSPDDEDMAVFCLELLIAITLNNRDRIGLLWQDVYEHIANIVQSTVMPCALVEKAVFGLLRICQRLLPYKENLADELLRSLQLVLKLDARVADAYCENITQEITRLVKANATHLKSQMGWRTIASLLSITARHPEASEVGFEALIFIMSEGAHISPANYVLLIEASRHFAESRVGQTDRSVRALDLMAESINCLARWSRETRDAGEEAEKISEGIREMWLRLVQALRKISLDQREVVRNHALLSLQKCLVAAEGMCLLLSTWLQAFDLVIFTMLDDLLEIVQNHSPKDYRNMEGTFLHAVKLLSKVFLQLLQQLSGQSSFCKLWLGVIGRMEKYMKIKVRGRKSEKLQELIPELLKNILFVMKSKGILAKGSIVGGDNLWELTWVHVNNIAPYLQSEVFPNQEMEQLHLGAQTDNSSPRLLAEPSVG, from the exons ATGGGTCACCATCGACTCCAGAATTCGGCCATCGACCGCAACCAGGAGGAATCCATAGACGCCGTCGTGGATCCCGGAGGCCACAggaacgccgccgccgccgctgtggATCTTGCCTGCGTGATATGCTCTGAGGTGAGCGCCGTGCTCGCCGTGATGCGCCGTAACGTCCGGTGGGGTCGCCGGTCTGCCTCCGCCGACGAGGACGACGTCATTGAGCACCTCCTCATCCGGTCCCTCAAGTCCCTTCGCCGGCAGGTCTTCTCATGGGGGGATGCCCGGCGCCCCTGGAGCTCGATCGAGCCCTCCGCTTACCTCCGCCCGTTCCTCGATGTGGTCTGCTCCGACGAGACCAGCGCTCCCATTACTGGTGTTGCGTTGTCCTCCGTGTACAAGATCCTCACCCTCGATGTCCTCGACCCGGGCGCTGGCACCGGGTTGGACACTGCGATGCATTTGATCGTCGAGTCGGTCACGAGTTGCCGGTTCGAGGTGACGGATCCTGCCTCGGAGGAGGCTGTACTGATGAAGATCCTCCAGGTTCTGCTCGCAATAATGCGGAGCCGTGCTTCGGCTGTTCTCAGCAACCAGCACGTCTGCACTATTGTCAATACATGCTTCCGTGTCGTCCACCAGGCAGGTACGAAAGGGGAGCTACTTCAGAGGTTCGCACGCCAGACCATGCACGAACTCATACGATGCATCTTCTCCCACCTGCCTAATGTAAAGGATGGTGGCCGACCTCCTTCTGTCAAGCCAGAG CTGGGTGCAGTTGACAAGGATCAGGCTTTCGGGATCAAGCAGGTGGAGAATGGAAATGGGAGTGTTGGGCCTGGGATGACCAGTATGGCAGATAACAATATGCCAAGCCCAGAGGCTCCAATCGGTGCGGAAATCATGGTTGAGCCATATGGAATTCCCTGCATGTTGGAAATATTCCACTTCTTATGTTCTCTTTTGAATGTTGCTGACCAGATTGGGATAAGTCCTGCTCCTAATCAGATAGCTCTTGATGAGGATGTGCCACTTTTTGCCCTTGGTATGATCAACTCAGTAATTGAATTAGGGGGAGCATCAATATGCAGGCACCCAAAGTTACTGTCCTTGATACAGGATGAATTGTTTAGGAATTTGATGCAGCTTGGATTGTCTGTGAGCCCGCTAATACTATCGATGGTCTGTAGCATAGTTCTGAACCTTTATCGCCACCTGCGCACGGAACTGAAATTGCAGCTTGAGGCATTCTTCTCTTGTGTGATTTTAAGGGTCACACAGAGCCGGTATGGGGCTAGCTATCATCAGCAAGAGGTAGCCATGGAGGCTCTTGTAGACTTCTGCCGGCAGACGACCTTTATGGCAGAGATGTATGCCAACTTTGACTGTGATATTTCTTGCAGCAATGTTTTTGAAGAACTAGCCAATCTTCTATCAAAAAGTGCATTTCCTGTTAACTGCCCACTGTCTTCCACACATGTGCTTGCATTGGATGGTTTGATTGCTGTGATTCAGGGAATGGCCGATAGAATTGAAAATGCACCTCCTCCTTCAGAACAAACACCACAGGAACTGGAGGAATATACTTCATTTTGGACAATGAAGTGTGAAGACTACTCTGATCCAGATCAATGGGTTAAATTTGTCCATCGTATGAAGAACATCAAGAGAAAACTAATGATTGTTGCTGATCACTTCAACAGAGATCCCAAGAAGGGGTTGGAGTTTCTGCAAGGAACTCATCTCTTGCCTGAGAATCTTGATCCCAACAGTGTGGCATGCTTTTTAAGATACACAACTGGGTTGGATAAAAACcttgttggggatttcttgggCAATCATGACGAGTTTTGTGTACAGGTGCTTCATGAATTTGCCCGTACTTTTGATTTTAAGGACATGAATATGGATACTGCTCTTCGACTTTTCCTAGATACCTTCCGGCTGCCAGGTGAGTCTCAGAAGATACAGAGGGTACTTGAGGCTTTCTCAGAGAGATACTTTGAGCAATCACCACAGATTCTTGTGGACAAGGATGCTGCCCTCATATTGGCATACTCACTTATAATGCTGAATACAGATCAACACAATGTGCAAGTCAAGAAGAAGATGACAGAAGAGGACTTTATTCGGAATAACCGTCGCATTAATGGTGGGAATGACCTCCCAAGGGAGTTCCTGTCGGACCTCTATCACTCGATATGCAGGAATGAGATTAGGACTGCTCCTGAACAAGGTTTTGGTTTTCTCGAAATGTACCCCAGCCGTTGGGTTGATCTTATGCTGAAGTCAAAAACGGCATCTCCTTACACGGTTTGTGACTCCCGTCCATTCCTTGATCGGGAAATGTTTTCAGTCATGTCAGGCCCCATGATTGCTGCTATCTCAGTAGTGTTTGATTATGCAGAGCATGAAGAAATTTTTTTGACATGCGTAGATGGCTTCTTGGCTGTTGCAAAGATCTCAGcacaccaccacctagaagaagtGTTGGATGATTCAGTTGTGTCCCTATGCAGATTTACGACCCTCTTGGACTCATCTTTCATCGAGGAACCAGTGACAATCTTTGTAGATGACACAAAAGCTAGGTTAGCACTTGAGACAGTTTTTAGCATCACGAATACATATGGTGACTGCATACGTACTGGTTGGAGAAATATCCTTGATTGCATATTAAGATTGCACAAGTTAGGTTTGCTTCCTGCTCCTGTTGCTAGTGATGCTGATGATGATTCAGAGTCATCCCCAGATTCAATCCATGGAAAGCCTGTTCCTAGCCCACTTTCCACCTCTCATGTTCAGATTATGGGTACTCGTAAATCCTCTGGACTAATTGGGAGATTTAGCCAGCTATTATATTTTGACACTGAAGAACCAAGTTTGGAACCAAATGAACAGCAACTTGCTGCTCATCAGAGAACCCTGCAGATAATACAGGAGTGCCACATAGACAGTATATTTACAGAGAGCAAGTTCCTACATGCTGATTCACTAATGCAAATCACCAGGGCACTCATTGCAGCTGGTCATCCTCAGAAGATTACAAGTTCACCTGATGATGAAGACATGGCAGTTTTCTGCTTAGAGCTGCTTATTGCAATCACGCTAAACAACCGAGACAGAATTGGGCTTCTCTGGCAGGATGTATATGAACACATAGCCAACATTGTTCAGTCCACTGTAATGCCTTGTGCTCTTGTGGAAAAGGCCGTCTTTGGACTCTTAAGAATTTGTCAGAGGTTATTACCCTACAAGGAAAACTTGGCTGATGAGCTTCTGAGGTCACTGCAATTGGTGTTAAAGCTTGATGCACGTGTTGCAGATGCATACTGTGAGAACATCACTCAAGAAATCACACGCCTGGTGAAGGCTAATGCAACCCATTTGAAATCTCAGATGGGTTGGCGGACCATTGCTTCCCTGCTCTCGATCACTGCTCGCCACCCGGAAGCTTCAGAAGTAGGTTTTGAGGCACTGATATTCATTATGTCTGAAGGGGCTCACATTTCACCAGCCAACTATGTTCTTTTGATTGAAGCCTCACGGCATTTTGCAGAATCTCGTGTTGGGCAAACAGATAGATCAGTCCGTGCATTAGATCTAATGGCAGAGTCCATTAATTGTCTTGCTCGCTGGTCTCGTGAGACTCGAGATGCTGGTGAGGAAGCTGAGAAAATTTCTGAGGGAATCAGAGAGATGTGGCTGCGGCTTGTGCAAGCACTGAGAAAGATCTCCTTGGATCAGAGAGAAGTAGTAAGGAATCATGCATTGTTATCATTGCAGAAATGCTTGGTAGCAGCAGAAGGCATGTGCCTCTTACTTTCAACTTGGCTGCAGGCTTTTGATCTAGTTATATTtactatgcttgatgatttgctgGAGATTGTACAGAATCATTCGCCAAAAGATTACCGAAATATGGAAGGCACCTTTTTGCATGCAGTGAAGTTACTATCAAAGGTGTTTTTGCAGCTACTTCAACAGCTTTCTGGGCAGAGCAGCTTCTGCAAACTCTGGCTGGGGGTCATTGGTCGGATGGAGAAGTACATGAAGATCAAGGTGAGAGGCAGGAAGAGTGAGAAACTGCAAGAACTGATTCCTGAGCTTCTCAAGAACATTCTGTTTGTAATGAAATCAAAGGGGATCCTTGCAAAAGGAAGCATTGTAGGTGGAGATAATTTGTGGGAGTTAACATGGGTACATGTAAACAATATCGCTCCATATTTGCAGTCTGAAGTGTTCCCTAATCAGGAAATGGAGCAGTTACATTTGGGTGCTCAAACTGATAACAGTAGCCCTAGGCTGTTGGCTGAGCCATCTGTTGGTTAG